TCAACATCATCTGTATATAGTTTTAGGTGTAACACCCAAAGCCACAAAAAAGAATAGGTTTTCACATTGCAGAATTACATATTTACGCAAAATTAtagcaaaataaaaagaataagaaagtttgaaacactaggttgaattttttaataaagaccTTTGCTTTAGgtcaaaatcaataaattgttcacacttgttttttttaatatataaaattagtgaTAGTCTCAATGCACAAGACCATTCCTTACTACGTTGGCACTATCTTGTTACCCATGAGAGACCCACCAAATATCATTAAAAACAGACCTAAAAGaggaacaaaacaaaatgagagGACTACGTCAATGCCCATTAACAAAGTTAGCAAAACCTATAGTTAGGTAGTGTTTGCCTATTATGAAGGTACTCATTTCTAACAAAAAGAGGGGTGTTGTCCCACCAAGTGAAGCTACACTGAGAATTAgccaacaaaagcagaaaagcATCCTTAAAAGGCAAAAGCATCCTTAAAAGAGAGGGTACCATTTTCAGTGGGACACCAAACAGATAAGTCATCAAGGTGGATAAAGAGCTTGACCTGCAAAATGGCATAGGATAGGGAGGGAATTCTGGCCCGAATTGAATCCAAGATCAACCACTCATTATCCAAATGAAAGTCATGGATCGAAGAAGAGAGCCTCAATCTAATGTTCAGAGGAAGCTAGAGAGCATCAGCAATAAGGAAATCAAGACACCAAATGTGGTTCCAAAAGTTGATCTCGAAGCCCGATCCAATGATCCAACCTGTGTTATCATTGACAACTGAGAGAAAATTCTTGATGGTAGGGCATATAAAAGATTTCTTATAAGAGGGAAcacaaaatttgtttttgaagaAGCGACTATGAGAAATTGCTCCCATTGAGCATTTGAGTGAACAAATTCCCAACTGAGCTTGAGTGTTGCAAAATTATCAATGGTCGAAATATGCCTAAGACCAACCAAGGCCCCCCTCAGAGAGGGGGCTACAGACCGAATGCAACTTGACAGTGAAAATCTTACGCTGATCAGGATTCCCCACCCACACAAATTTTTTGATCCAACCATCTAGCTCCTTAATCATGCTACGAGGCCAAGAGTAAATCCGAAAGGAGTACAAGAGCATGCCTTGATAATGAAATTCACAAGATGCACTCGCCCCATTGTAGAAAGAAGAGAAGCTTTCCAACAAAAATTGGGATGCCCAGGTAGGAGAAGGGGAGGCCAACTACTATGCTTCTAAATCGCATCCTAGGATTGAAGCAAGTAGTCTCCATCTCCGCGGACACTAATATGGTTTAGAGCCATTCTTTGCTTAGCAattctatgaaaaaaaaaatgcagtatTTCGGTCCCCTTGAGTGAACCATTTCAACCGAGACTAGTCCTTCCAAGATAGTAATTTGTTCACACTTAATTCatcaaaaaatcactaaaaattcACATACTTTTCATTGGAAAACCCAAATCAaatctttcaaaagaaaaagtcttctttgtaaaaaaaaaacgaggACACAATAGAAAGACTCAATGAGTTGAGTTGAAAATTCCCTCCAACTAATTGTCCatccaatttaattttttttttagaggggGAGGGGATATCTAAGGCTAAAAGGTACCATAAAAAATGGTTAGGACTAGAATCTTACCTTAAGTCCTTGAGATTATTGTTGTAAGTAGGCCAAATCATGAACCATAACCCAATCTCGAACCCATGGACTCAATTGACTATGGAAAAGTAGGTTAACCATAAAAGGTTAACATATATCCAgtttaaataaatctaaaaatttaaaacattaatgtATAGTAAAAACGTAaactatgaaaattaaaaacatcattGAATACTATAAACatgaatgtaaaataattaaaaaaaataattaatgagatTTAATCCTTTTTTTGGGTACATAGGAAGAGATTTAATCCTTTGAAATATCTAACAGATAATACAATAAGATTTTTTTGCTAAAGAATAATAATACGATAAGATGACACCAACTAATAGTCGaattattctataaaaaaaaactaaaagtctaACTAATTTGATTGATTCCTATATTTgaaggactaaattgtaatttactcatttgaaaattacaatgacttttcacaaaaatactttttaattttattttgtaaaaaaatatttaaaacgaATAATGTTTTCTAAAGTGAAGAATTATTGAAGAGATTTTAGAATCTTatgaactaaaatatttaaaacaaaaagtatgttccTATGAAGAATCCTATTTAAGACATTGTCAAGTAATAGatataaatatcttttataaCAAAGATTTAAATCTTAGTTCACCATATGCTAAGAGATTATTCTCTTGTGCTAAACTCAACTCCATTTATTGAAccttatacatttaattttaatagattactaaaaaaaaatgttagaattaaAGATGTTCATCATTTATCTATTCTCACTAAGCTAGCCTTATTCTAAGTCATTCGAAAAATTAGATCCAATCTATTTTGAAGGCAAATTCAAGTTATATTCCATGTTGTCTTATTCGATTCCAATGTTCTTGTACTTCAAATTTGTTATATAcataataaatgtaaaaaattattatcatttttttctttgagcATGGTCGATTTGAACTTACatgtataactttttaaaagtaattatatgtataattgatgtaaaaatattatatctacATTTACAATCAAATTTTactttgaacaaaaaaataacatattttaattttatgagaaaaaacaaactaaaattttataaaaacgaaaaaacacaattttaataaaaataaaaaatatattatagtctttatttgtttataaattatctttttttaagtatataaattgtctttattaattagtatattttaaacataTCTTATTGgctttattacttttaattacaatgCCTTGTTTAATGGCTACGGGAggtaattaacaaaaatagcAATTGGGGAATGAGAAATCAACTTAAGCAAAAAGTTAAATACCGtcgtaataattaattaagatttaagtacttttaaatttttcaaaacttaattgttgtttaattatcaaaacaaaacatacattcaTAACATACGCGCacacgcatatatatatatatatatatatatatatatatatatatatatatatatatatatatatatgaattaaatgTGATGTTttccttataaattattttagctcttattttgtctctttttttcatcttagtatatctttttaaaaaactagtGAATTATCAAAGGACAAAGATAATTGTTGCTaccagtaaaaatatttttttaaaaattaaaatttctaaattttatcaaagaacaaaaatattataaaattaatcgaATGTAATAGTCATCTTATATATTAAACgtgaaatattaaatttaattaattataaaactttgtttaattattttacagcTAGAAAGGCTACAAgatttatatgaaaattaagaatttataaaatattaagtctttttttttaaaattaccccAGGCCCTAAAATGTCTATACACACAGTCCTGCTATAATTtccactttatttttctttaaattttaaaaaaataataccattgttgtttttcttaaaaaaatatattaattagtttgaAAATACCAAGGTTGACCCATAAAGTTCCCGAAGGTTCTCAAATATACAAGCGTGGCATCTAACAACTGTTTTGACACGAGGCCAGAATATGCGGGCCATACCTTAGCCGTTACGAAAAATCTAGAGAAGATTGTAGTTAATAGTAGACAACGCGCGAAACATCTCGAAGACAGAGATTTTTGTGTCCAACCATTTCTATAATCAGACACAAGTGTCGTATATAAAAGCAGCACGTTCTCTTTCACAATCTTATGAATTAAGATTGTAACATAACAACAGTTTCGATCGTCTGCATTGcaacacacacacgcacacagaACACTAGAATCATTATTCGCTTCAGGGTTGGAGGCACGAATTTGCACCGGTAGCTCTATCACTTGGATCACGCGGAACCCTTTGGCTGAAACTTTTATCgcttcttttcttgttttgtttccttGAAAAATCTAATGTAAGTCATTCTTCTCTTCTGTGTACTTGTTAGATCATTGTTTTAATGACAAACTAGACAAGatgagattattatttttttaggctgatattagttgttaatgattaatttttgttagggAAGAATGTGAATGCCgcagcttttttttctttcttgtctcTTCATTACAAAGTCAACCCTATATCTTTGACTAGATGAGATTATGAATGATTATAAAACGGGAGAGTCTTTATTCGTCATGATGATTATTAAAAAGTGTTGTTAACGTACTTATCGTGATTTTTAACGTACCTTAATGTAACTTTGAACAAACATTTTCTAATCAGTATTCAAGGGTACTGATGATTAACAATACTTATGTGGGTGTAGGGGCTTTGTTGGCAGTTGAGTTAatgatcaaatcaaagataGTTTTGAGTTAATGGCATTTTCTAAGTAGTTGCTTCATGGTGCTGTATGCAGTATTTACGTTAATCCATTTAGACTAGATTGATATGAGAGCAAGTCATTGAATGGACCATGGTGCGTATAACTTTTTGTCTTTCTGACCAAAGAACtcttttgaagatttttttcaCCTCTACTTGGGATATAATGGGTTTGTTGTTGTAGAATTTTGAAAGAGTTTCTTAAGGCATGGTTAAGAATCGAAATGTTCATCCTAATATCTGTGTGATAATTATAACAACCATATTTAGTTGTAATATTGGCTCATATTGATAAGTTTTTCTATTAAGTTCTTGCAGTTGCTGACTTGCTGCAATTACAACATATTTCTTATCACTTGTGTAATTATAATTCAGAATTAACGGGACCGGATCAcagaaatatgaaaaaattgctGAAATGTAGCAATTTCCTTTATTGATATGAGATATAATTCTGGAGTATCAGAAATGCTAAGTTTGATGTGATTGTAAAGCAATTGAGTattgcaattttaatttttttgactaAAAATGATACCGAGAAACATTAAGGAGAAAAGCGAAGTAAACTTGGTGTTTATGTCTGGAAGCTATATCAATCTTCCCtgttttatttcttcatttaaaATGATCTTAAAATACTTTTCTTGGCATTATTTGGAATGTAGGAAAATATTTGTGCTCTTGATGTTATGCCATATAGTTGTAGCCTTGTAGGCTCGTAGCACTGAGAAAACGCTGAAATGGTGGCTCTTGTGTGCAACTTCTGTTCAGAAGAAatgattcttattttatttctacgATTTTGCTAGCTTAAAAGGAAGTATAAAATTAGTGTTCtttcatttattcatatttggTCCTTTGCTTTACAATGAACATAGTTCATGTACGATTTTTCTGGTTCTTTGTTGAAAAGCATTGTATAAATTTCCCCCCTTAGTGCTAGCTAGTGTTAAAATTTGATACTAGTACTTTTCTTAACGGTCCTTTTTGTGAAAATGCAGAATTTGCGCGCTATTCTAGTAACTTACTGAGTTACCAAGAATGATGCCTGCATACAGAAGCATGGACTCGTACCCATGTCAGAGAAACCAAATACCTTTCCCTCATTATTATCATCCAGGCATTGAAGCTATTCCCCCTCAAATGAAGCTTGATCCATCCAAACCACCCTTTTCTTATGACCAACATTGGCCCTATGCCGGCAATTTTGGGCACCCTACTTCCCCACATTTCTGCTGTGGCCACAACAACTTCCCTTGTCATTATAGCTACATGCCTTCATATCCTCATGCCCCTTCTCCAATGTACTATTCTGGAACTTGTCCTTCATATAGTGAACCATATTTTGTTCCTTATTCCCCACAACCACATTATACCATGGAGCTGCCTAGGTATGAAAATGACAAATGCATGCCCCGAGAGCTTCATTGTTCTGGTTCTGCTAATCATCCATGCAACCAAAAGGAAGGTAGAAGTGTGAAGATTGAAGAGCATGAACTGGATGGTGGAAAGAAAGAGAATGATGCTTTGGTCCCAATTCAGCTCAAGAATTATCCATATCCCTTAGTTTGGATTCCACAGGAGTACACAAGTAACAAacagctgaaaaatcctagtACAATGGAAGTTCGTGAACAAAACAAGCCTTCTAGTCTTGAGAATTCTAATGTTGATGCGCAGCCAACACAGGAGCCTATAGTATGGAATGGATGGCTTCCCTTCAATATAAAGGGTGCCCGGAACATGATTCACGATGGATATGGAACAAGAAACCAGAAACAGGAGTCTGGCAATAATAGAGGGGAATCTGAAAATGGAAAAATAGACCAGAAACATCAAAGTGAACAGAAGAGGTCAGAATTCCCATTCCCTATCTTCTGGTTGCCTTATTACAATAAGCAGGAGGAGAGTGGAGAGACTAAGAACCAGGAGAAAAACATTTCTTCACCAAAAATTGTTGAGGAGGTACCCCATACATTCAAATTTGTTCCAGTGAAGTCTCATGTTGATGAAGGTGGTAGGAACAGAACCGGATCAAATCAAGCTGATCAATCCACAAATACAAATGCTTCTTCGGATGCTGTAGAGAAAGTGAATAATGCCAGAAGCATACCTGTGAAGCAGATAGAATCCCACGAAGGAAAAAATGTTTCTCTCGATCAAATGGAAGAGAATGTGACACAAAAGGACTCTTGCACTGGGGACAAAAAGAGACAATCTACATCTTCACCTAAAGGATCCAAGTTACCTCCGGTTTGTCTGAGAGTTGATCCACTACCAAGGAAGAAAAATGGCCACGGGAGTTCGAGTTCGAGGTCCCCAAGTCCACCTTCATCAAAAGGGAATTCCCAAGCTACAACTGGTGAAACATTCAAGACTCCTGTGAGTGGCACACATGACAAGGCTCAGCCAAATTTGAATCATCAGAATGCTCCAAACACCAGTGAGAAAGTTAAACCAAAGGAGAACACCATTCCGGTGTCAGAATGCATGACTAATGAAAACAAGGGTGTTGACTGTAGGGATGGATGTCAGAGCCAGATGAAAGTAAACATACCCAGTAAAGGTCTGAAAGGGGCAAGGGAAACATGTCCAGATGATGATGACTATAAGACTGAAGATAAAAAGGCAGAGAAAGGAGCAGAAAATATGATGGAGGAAACTACTGAATCAAGGGAAGAGAAGGATTCAAGCACACGAACTGATGCGGGTCGAAAAGATGGAAGAGTTTTGTCAGATGCAGATGCTGCTGTTTTGATACAAGCTGCATATCGCAGTTATCTAGTTAGAAAATGGGAACCGTTGAAGAAGTTGAAGCAGATAGATGAAGTCAGGAAGGAGGTGACTCGTGTTCAAGGCCGTGTTCAAGCTTTTGAGAGATCTCCCGAACTTCAAAATgatgacaaacaaaaaattgcAATTGAAGAGACCATAATGAAACTCCTGCTGAAGTTGGATACTATACTGGTACTTGTCAGATTACCCTATTTACTTATGATGAAATCTGTAGTCcactttttgatattctttgattcattgaCAATAAACATTACACAGAATATTAAAGtgttttgattttgtattttacgGTCAAAATTCTCCTACGTATTTATTAGCTAATCTTAATTAATTGAGATTCATGACATCTGTGATAGAGTTTTGATATTATCTTATGATCTTATCTTGGGATATCATGGCATCAGTGACATAGTTTTgatatttcttcattttatggatatggaaaatgaatttttttaagctATTAAAAAGCACTCTGCTTAACCGCATTTGAACTAAGATGAGCATTTTGATCTACACAGATAAGTGTTGTTTGTGGTTTGTCTGAGCTATTAGTCATTGATCATCTTAATTATGATGGTTAATATAGTTCTCCTTTTTTGTTCAATGTTATGCTTACATTCGTTCAATCTATATCAGGGTTTGCATCCAAGTTTCAGGGAGATCAGAAAATCCTTGGCTAGGGAGCTCATAATCTTGCAAGAAAGGCTTGATTCTATAATGGCCAAGAAACCTCAGCAGCAGATGCCGGATGTTCAGGAACACGTTGAAATCACTCCAATGAACATGCAGAGTgaagaacatgtgcaaaagcAGCAAGAAGAAAAGGTTGCTGTACCAGAGGATTCAGCTGAAGGCACTAGGGATGATGTAAAAGGTCCTTGTGCTAATGATGGTGGAAGTGAATCTCAGTCACCAGTTGATCCTCCATCAAATGAGGGAGCAGAGTCTGTTGCACTTCCAAATGGCTCAGATAATGAGGACACCAGCCAAGTGGTTACATCTGATGCATTGAATTCTTCAAGTGATCTGTCTGAGAGTGACAAAATGGCTGTGGAATCCGAAGCTAAATCAGAAGTGAAAGACAATCCGATTGCGGAAGACATTCCCATTGAGGTTGATAAATTGGACAAGACTGTTTGGGAAGAATTGCCTGTGGGAGTTATTGATGAAGATATCAATGATGTTAGTATTGAGAAGGAAGAACATGATGATATTAGATCGGGAAGTCTCCCAGCCATGGTGAATGATTCGGCACAAGAAGGATTAAATTCAGAGAGCTATGCAATGATGGAACTGCCATTGGGATTACATGAGGAGCATGAAAGGGACAATGAAATGAATATTTCTAATGGAGAAACACGGTCTGAGAATGAGATATTTATTGAGGAGCTTCCTGTGGGACTGCACGATGAAGATACAACAATATctaaagataagagggatggtCAAGCTAAGCCTAAAACATATAAAGAGGTTCGACTAGCTCAAGAAGGGGAATGCAATGCAGATGAGGAAACAAGTTCTTCCACAGATGACACTGCCAACGAAACTCAACTAGAGCAACAGCAGAAGCTGAAAGAGCAAGAAGAGGTGCATTATTCTAGGGAATCAGATGGCTGGGTAAAAATTGAGTACCCGGAAGAAGGTGAACTCAATGGTGATGCACCAATGGATATAAGAGTTGAGTGCAAGTCAGGTGAGGAAGCTGGAACTGATACTAAGTTGCTTCCTTTAACAACACAAGTCAGTGATAATGAACCAGAAAATGAAGATGTATTCTCAGAAGCAAATTatgtaaataacaaattaaccGAGCCAATGGAGTTTGTACCTTCCAATGACACACAGAAGGAGGAGACACCAGAGATGGTTGCTGAAGAGGCAATTATCCCTGATGATAAAGACACAGAAAATTTGGCCAAAGAGAAAACTGAAGTATCTGCAGAACCACCACCTGCATTGCAAGACCGAGGGTTAAACGGTGACTCGAAgttattagaagagaatgagaagTTAAGGGAGATGATGAAGAAGTTGCTTGAAGCCGGGAATGAACAGTTAAGCGTGATATCAGATTTGACTGTCAGAGTGAAGGACTTGGAGAAGAAATTAGCCAGGAGAAGGAGTAAGAGAGTGAAGACAAAACAGTATAGACCCGCAGCTTCCAAAATGTCTACCCATGAAATGAAATCCTCCTAATATTCCACTCCATGTGAGAGCCTTTGATGTTGCAATGTAATAATGTCTCCTTTTTATTTCACGGAGTGTATGTATATGTTGTAATTGTGAGATGTGGTATGAGTCATGTTCTACTGAAAACACTATAATAACTATACTTCTTTGCTTAATTCTTAGGGATAAATATTGGTAAGATTTTTATTAGTACGTTTCTAGtaaattatataagtaaattttctcatcacattttgatttaaaattttaagacttagttttatgaatttttttttttgtatggggtttaatttttttattagtattcaATGTAGGATTTTACCTCATacttataattcaataattttttctttaagtgTAATAGTTTTCACATGATTACTTTTTcatggaggaaaaaaaaatattttcatttcatgagTTTAATGTTAGTCCTTAGAGTTTAATGGTAGTTGTCTCCACCTTGTCTATAACCATACTTCCAACATCTTCTAGTATGTCTTACAATACTTGTAAGAATTGTTTGTGTGACATTCGTGCTTAATACAAGGGATTTCATGTCCATGAATTCATTATTGTAATTTTACTAGTCTGAGAACAAGTTGAGCCattaatatcaattattatGCAATCAAGAAAGGTAAATATCAAGAAAATTTTACACTAACAGATCATAAACAACCacataaataaacatttaacaTCACAATTTAATCTAAAACTTACgatttaactttttcatttttatttaatataaaatttcaccTCAAACttataattcaataatataAGCTTGTAGGCAAGGTTACCTAAGTGAGATCAGTTCATATTAAAAGTGTGAATATATTTCAGTGTGTTTGTCggaaatgaataattattttcctttcctagttaaccaaTTGCTCATAACAAACTTTTGTTCGTTTGGCGAAACTCAAATTGCAACATATTCCCTCATTTTAGTTAAAAGAGAAAATTGCCATGAAACAGCTTGAAAATTGAATACACAAAGGGAGACTATCTAGTATGTTAACGTAACTTGTTGGAACCAGAATATTGCTGAGagcaatgaattatttttttcatgcaaATTACAATTTTAGATGACACGGACACATCGAAAAAACATTTGATAGAACTGATATTTTAACTTATGCAATGGATCATTTTCCCCTCGATTTCATAGCCTTTTCTATATCTTACAGAAGCAGAAATAATGCGATGGATTATGTTTACAAATGAAGTATAATATAATGTGCTTAAGTGAGATATTGATATTTAGtgtcttaaaaaaatacatataggAAACctagaagaaaaaattacaatCTTCTTTGGTGGGATCCCTCCACCAGATTTTCTTCAAGAACGTTTATTCTGGATGACTAATTGGAAACTACAGTAATTCCTTTAGGCTATGTGACCCGCTTCACATAGATATTACCCTATTCTTGTACCAACGTAATAATTTCTAGAAAGAAAAGACCATCTAACTCTACCCTTGTTCACACAAATCTTGTGAACCTTTTTTCCTGGAACCATCATGCTTCATTGACTAATTAATTACATCATTGAGTCATTGTTAGTTTCTCCATGCATAGCACACCGATCTTGAGAAAATATCGTAATTAGCCTCATTTATAAGGTCCAGGCCTTCCCACATAGCAGGTTCAGATCAATTATCTTGCCCTTGAAACCATTGATATATTAACACGtgtcttcttaatttttttcgcCAAGACATGAAGACTAGGAAACTTTTTCCACATGCGCTAATATAAATAGATGAACTCATATATTGAAGACAGGCAACAAATTAAACCTATTCATTTGCATTATGGCACCTTAGGTACTAACCCCATTAGCCTTTGTTTTCCTTGTGTTCACAACCCTGTTTGATGCCTCTGTTGCGGGTGTAATTTCTATTTACTGGGGACAGAATGGTGCAGAGGATACTTTGGCCAATACATGTAACGGTGGCAATTATGCCATTGTGAACATAGCTTTCCTATCCTCATTTGGCAATGGAAACACTCCAGAGCTCAATCTTGCTGGTCATTGTGATGCAACCAATAATGGGTGCAGTTTCCTTAGTGGTCAGATTAAGACCTGCCAGAATAAAGGTATCAAGGTAATGCTTTCCATAGGAGGAAATTATGGGAACCATAACCTTTCTTCAGTTGATGAAGCCAGGTAAATATTTTTCCTCAATTATATCATCCCATATTACCATAagcaactttctttttctttctttctattatttttttttttttttgccttgttGATAATGATGAAATTGTaaatgtttctttcttttctttctattaatgatttttattctgtgaatcaattagaaattcagaaaataatttatacactgAAGTCTGAACCTACTTATCATGTGGGAATGCCTGGACCTTATAAATGAGGCTAAGATACTCAAGATCGGTGTGCTATGCTTGGAGAAATTATACAATGACTCAAGGATGCAATTAATCACTAATGAGTCAATGAGGCTTGATGGTTTGAGGAAAAAAGGGTTCAAAAGACTTGTGTGAACAATAGTCTCtctttttagaaattattatgTTGTTTAGTGAgttgttgttaaaaaaatgtcctactgataaaaaaagtaaaatatatatatatatatatatatatatatatatgttattatttaattacaaatttatatatatgataaatttgtaaACATTTATAACAATTATTAATTACCTTAAAAGTCAGATTTTCtataattcctaattgattgattaacaacgtaatatatatttttacacaaatatataaaaattaaactctacatattattttataatttttaaagtaattattataaaagtatcTTACGTACAAAATGATAGTTTTGTAATTGCTTGCAAAATTGCAGGAAATT
This region of Glycine max cultivar Williams 82 chromosome 7, Glycine_max_v4.0, whole genome shotgun sequence genomic DNA includes:
- the BAG6A gene encoding BAG family molecular chaperone regulator 6; translation: MMPAYRSMDSYPCQRNQIPFPHYYHPGIEAIPPQMKLDPSKPPFSYDQHWPYAGNFGHPTSPHFCCGHNNFPCHYSYMPSYPHAPSPMYYSGTCPSYSEPYFVPYSPQPHYTMELPRYENDKCMPRELHCSGSANHPCNQKEGRSVKIEEHELDGGKKENDALVPIQLKNYPYPLVWIPQEYTSNKQLKNPSTMEVREQNKPSSLENSNVDAQPTQEPIVWNGWLPFNIKGARNMIHDGYGTRNQKQESGNNRGESENGKIDQKHQSEQKRSEFPFPIFWLPYYNKQEESGETKNQEKNISSPKIVEEVPHTFKFVPVKSHVDEGGRNRTGSNQADQSTNTNASSDAVEKVNNARSIPVKQIESHEGKNVSLDQMEENVTQKDSCTGDKKRQSTSSPKGSKLPPVCLRVDPLPRKKNGHGSSSSRSPSPPSSKGNSQATTGETFKTPVSGTHDKAQPNLNHQNAPNTSEKVKPKENTIPVSECMTNENKGVDCRDGCQSQMKVNIPSKGLKGARETCPDDDDYKTEDKKAEKGAENMMEETTESREEKDSSTRTDAGRKDGRVLSDADAAVLIQAAYRSYLVRKWEPLKKLKQIDEVRKEVTRVQGRVQAFERSPELQNDDKQKIAIEETIMKLLLKLDTILGLHPSFREIRKSLARELIILQERLDSIMAKKPQQQMPDVQEHVEITPMNMQSEEHVQKQQEEKVAVPEDSAEGTRDDVKGPCANDGGSESQSPVDPPSNEGAESVALPNGSDNEDTSQVVTSDALNSSSDLSESDKMAVESEAKSEVKDNPIAEDIPIEVDKLDKTVWEELPVGVIDEDINDVSIEKEEHDDIRSGSLPAMVNDSAQEGLNSESYAMMELPLGLHEEHERDNEMNISNGETRSENEIFIEELPVGLHDEDTTISKDKRDGQAKPKTYKEVRLAQEGECNADEETSSSTDDTANETQLEQQQKLKEQEEVHYSRESDGWVKIEYPEEGELNGDAPMDIRVECKSGEEAGTDTKLLPLTTQVSDNEPENEDVFSEANYVNNKLTEPMEFVPSNDTQKEETPEMVAEEAIIPDDKDTENLAKEKTEVSAEPPPALQDRGLNGDSKLLEENEKLREMMKKLLEAGNEQLSVISDLTVRVKDLEKKLARRRSKRVKTKQYRPAASKMSTHEMKSS